Proteins encoded by one window of Aphis gossypii isolate Hap1 chromosome X, ASM2018417v2, whole genome shotgun sequence:
- the LOC126552680 gene encoding uncharacterized protein LOC126552680: protein MDLNTLLLPNHLSVFSLGAYLGPDFTDEERSNAGTRGESLCIHFGIIPSEFDIPQCHCGRPMYRLSDYTRKLRYRFKCSVGHRISPTKNTFLEYVHTAGELGAHKIVQMAYLWTMKANTSTIQQEVKVSKETALAFCEYFRDVATKIANHDYTLIGDSQDIVEVDETHLFKAKYNVGRAMTWNAVWLFGILKCLT, encoded by the exons atggatttaaatactttactttTACCTAACCATCTCTCAGTGTTTTCACTCGGTGCCTATTTAGGTCCAGATTTCACTGACGAGGAACGGAGTAATGCTGGTACCCGAGGTGAATCGTTATGTATTCATTTCGGTATAATTCCAAGTGAATTTGACATACCTCAATGTCACTGTGGTAGACCGATGTACCGATTGTCAGATTATACACGTAAATTGAGGTATAGGTTTAAGTGTTCTGTAGGTCACAGGATTTCGCCCaccaaaaatacttttttggaATACGTACACACGGCTGGAGAATTGGGTGCACATAAGATTGTGCAGATGGCTTATCTTTGGACAATGAAAGCTAATACTTCTACTATCCAGCAggag GTAAAAGTCTCAAAAGAAACGGCTTTAGCGTTTTGCGAATACTTCCGCGATGTTGCCACAAAGATCGCAAACCACGATTATACGTTAATAGGAGATAGTCAAGATATCGTGGAAGTAGATGAAACACATTTATTCAAAGCGAAATACAATGTGGGACGAGCGATGACATGGAACGCTGTTTGGCTTTttggtatattaaaatgtttaacttaa
- the LOC126552706 gene encoding uncharacterized protein LOC126552706: MWRAYNACAQIFSGHGVVNHSTNFLEPPKHLPPFWVPAGRFSPECLDKQWEGAPPNNRLAPIRYHTQHIERAWRELKRILTRCNSKSVADSYIGEWMYRKNILDRCGSVQDQFIRFMSDIARAYPGIGFNPMTRDIENCQCPEC; encoded by the exons ATGTGGAGAGCCTATAATGCTTGTGCGCAGatatttag tggtCATGGTGTTGTAAACCATTCCACAAATTTTTTGGAGCCACCAAAACATTTGCCCCCATTTTGGGTGCCAGCAGGACGGTTTTCCCCTGAATGTTTAGACAAGCAATGGGAGGGAGCGCCTCCTAATAACAGACTGGCTCCAATTCGGTACCATACTCAACACATTGAACGAGCTTGGAGAGAGTTAAAAAGAATCCTAACACGATGTAACTCTAAGTCAGTAGCTGACTCGTACATTGGGGAGTGGATGTACCGTAAAAATATCCTGGATAGATGTGGTAGTGTACAGGACcaatttatacgttttatgtCTGATATAGCACGTGCATATCCTGGAATCGGATTTAATCCTATGACCAGGGATATTGAGAATTGTCAATGCCCTGAGTGCTGA